The Aedes aegypti strain LVP_AGWG chromosome 1, AaegL5.0 Primary Assembly, whole genome shotgun sequence sequence AAGAGTTAGTGACAGAGAAGGTCAAGAAGCAGAAGGCTAAAGCTGGCAAGACCAGAAAGGCCAAGAAGCAGCAGCCTAAGAAAAAGAGATCGACATTCACCGATATCGTCCTGAAGGAATGTGTGGAACGGAGAGGAGATCGGTATTACTGCGTGATCGACAGAAGCAGCGGGTGCCAACGGTCTTCAAGTTTGGACATAGATATAGGGAACTTCGTGAAGCACTGCCGTTCATCGCATTCCATCGTGGCGATGACCAAGGGACTGTTCCGACACCCAGACCGTGATAAGGAGAAAACTTCGGTTTCTCCTCGCCAGAATAAGGTTAAGAAGCGAACCTTCAGGTGCATCGCCAAGGAATGCATGATGCAAATCGGGGAACGTTACTACTGCATAATCGATAGGAATAGTAAGTGTAACTATTCGCTGTTGAACGTCGATCTGGGGAACTTCATACGTCATTGTCGAGAGATGCATACAACGGCCGCAGTTGCCAAAGGCTTGTTCAAGGCTAAATCCAAAGAGGAAGAAAAGCTGCTGATTGAGAAGATAGAAATGAAGAAGCTCAAAACTCCGGAAACCCTTCGGGTCCATGCGAAGGGCGGCGTCGAGATTTGCGGCAAGGCTTTCATCAAGAACATCCTCAAAATGGTTGTCCAGCACAGGCTCCCGTTGGACTGCTTCAAGTGGGACGCGTTCCGCAGTATTTTAGACGTCCTGGCCAAACCTTGGGACATTGATATAAATGCTCGCTCAATTACCAGAGCCATTAGTCTCATGGCGGAAAGGATTGCCACTGGCTTACGTCTGGAGCTGCAACACAAGCTGGTATCGATTCTGATTGAATCTACGGCGAGACATGGTCAGCATTACCTAGTGCTGAGTGCCCAATTCGAGCAGGACCGTCTCATTCAGACGCGATTCCTTGGCGCCATTCAAGTTCATTCTCATGAAACCATTGAACAACTCCATTCCAGTATATTTGAAATTCTAGAAAGGTACGCCCTGGAGCACGGTCAAATCTACGGAATAGTTGTCGAGAATGGAACCGACATGTTCCTCCTGAGGGGCAAGCTACCCAAAGCTTTCGAAAAGACAGTGAATCTCGAAATCGGCGCCGATTCCGACGGAACTGATCTAGCCCGCCTAGAAGAACTTTTAGAATCCCTTACAACCCTTCTTCGGAACCAGTTCACCGTCCTAAGAGGACCGCTCCGACACCTCCATCTTGCTCTGAATGCTATCCTACCGGAAACAGACCCCAGCATCAGTCGGATCCTTAAATTTGCCCATGCTCTGCATGACTCTCGCCTCCGTCAGCTTTTCGCTGCCAATGGTGCCTCGTATCCAGGCACGAACACCGCCTACAGGTGGCCAGCCAAGTACCACATGATTCGAACCATCTCCAGACAAAAGCAGTTCATCACGCAGCTGGTGCAGGACCATCCTGAGCTAGGTATGACATCCCTTACCGTTCCAATTCCATGAACTTAATCCTTTCCTTCCTTCCTAGATTTCGGCGAATCTGACTGGCAGTACGTCACCGATTTCCTCGAGGCCTTCCAACCGCTCTACACCCTGGCCAAACGCATGACCCAATCCCGCAATTACGTCTTCTCCGAGTTCTACATGCAGTGGTTGGTGACGATTAAAGAGTTACGCCGAAGCGTGCGCTTTGGCAACAATCCACTTTTGAAAGTGCTGACCGAATCG is a genomic window containing:
- the LOC110676020 gene encoding uncharacterized protein LOC110676020 isoform X3; this translates as MSEQLLCRTCCKQQEPGRSIYVPVIACGQSGVAISEMIYEVSDILVTLDPLLPQQICPDCLVKLVAAHGFRQMVISSNTRLQREHLVGMPQEEGDGTEDCEMVVIKEEAFDPDLQTEESNLYSLPEEEEEVDDDEEEVDDDEEEEWTKELVTEKVKKQKAKAGKTRKAKKQQPKKKRSTFTDIVLKECVERRGDRYYCVIDRSSGCQRSSSLDIDIGNFVKHCRSSHSIVAMTKGLFRHPDRDKEKTSVSPRQNKVKKRTFRCIAKECMMQIGERYYCIIDRNSKCNYSLLNVDLGNFIRHCREMHTTAAVAKGLFKAKSKEEEKLLIEKIEMKKLKTPETLRVHAKGGVEICGKAFIKNILKMVVQHRLPLDCFKWDAFRSILDVLAKPWDIDINARSITRAISLMAERIATGLRLELQHKLVSILIESTARHGQHYLVLSAQFEQDRLIQTRFLGAIQVHSHETIEQLHSSIFEILERYALEHGQIYGIVVENGTDMFLLRGKLPKAFEKTVNLEIGADSDGTDLARLEELLESLTTLLRNQFTVLRGPLRHLHLALNAILPETDPSISRILKFAHALHDSRLRQLFAANGASYPGTNTAYRWPAKYHMIRTISRQKQFITQLVQDHPELDFGESDWQYVTDFLEAFQPLYTLAKRMTQSRNYVFSEFYMQWLVTIKELRRSVRFGNNPLLKVLTESCARQVADLRQQVALTAGLLLDPRFNYIESVVFSGEQRDELKSYILNIWNRINALKPNSEANQIDEDSIKQEDKKDDDMDDFLSEMFGDPAEGSSKSKAIPLNSTVTPVLQQLKSLEIEPRQPHDYDVWNHWLQRSMSHAELFSVAMVVMSLPTNNICLERSYAALVLADRSDGLSEQTLDELLLIRLNRSLFEKAVLTMYDWKKVTRSQE